DNA from Penaeus vannamei isolate JL-2024 chromosome 3, ASM4276789v1, whole genome shotgun sequence:
TGTGCGTCAGTTtttgcgtgcgtacatgtgtatcCGTCTATttttgcgtgcatgcatgtgtgtgagtccGTAAGAAAGTAAGAAGGGCGAAGACCAAACAGAAACGAAGGCAACATTAGGCGTAATAAGCGAGGAAAAATGTCATCCACCGCGGATCAGTGTCGAAAGGTCAATGACCCTTCCCTAGGTGTCAGCGGGGTTGGCGCGCGTTCGGCGAGGGCGGGCGCGGAGGGCGGCGGCTTATCTCGTGGCGGTCCGATCTTGATACGCTGCTGTGAATCATTTGGATAGCCATTAAGATCATTTTCCCCTTGAGCTGTAACTGGGATTGAGgtttttacatgtacacacacaaacgcacacacacgcacgcacagacaaacacactgtgcattatatatatcgtatatatttgtgtatgtgtgtgtatgcatatgtatatatatgtatatatatacgtgtatgtatgtgtgtgtgtagacacacacacatatatatatacatatatatgaatatatatgtacacacacacacatttgtatatacatgtgtattcacatgaatatatgtgtgtgtgtgtgtgtgtatatatatatatatatatatatatatatatatatatatatatatatatatatatatatatacatacatacatatacacacatagtacTAAGGAACAATATAAAGATGGCATTTGGGTTATAGGGCTTGGGTTGCAAGTGAAATGTGGGCCACCTCCTTGCTAGGTGTAATGCTATCCACCCGCGGTGCAGAGCTGATGTTGCCCTCTGCTGAGCACTTCCTTGGACTCTCATTAACGCTGCATATCATGGTGATGAATGTGCGTGTAACTATTTTGATGCTACTTATACATATGTcctcttttctgtttatctggatgtccttatatatatgtatatatatatatatatatatatatatatatatatatatatatatatatatatatgtgtgtgtgtgtgtgtgtgtgtgtgtgtgtgtgtgtgtgtgtgtatatatatatatatatatatatatatatatatatatatatatatatatatgtaatgcgtgtgtgtgagtgtgtgtgtgtgtgtgtatgtgtgtgtgtgtgtgtatgtgtgtgtgtgtgtttgtatgtgtgtgtgtgagtgtgtttgtatgcgtgtgagtgtgttattgtgtgtgtaggtgtaggtatttgggatggggtaggggtacTGCCCCTCCCAcagcaagtgaggcaggctgTGAGTCCCACTGGGAAGGAGACTgcaggggggtaagaggggagtgggaggtacTCATTCCAACTTCATCCCTACAGTCAGTTACCCCAATGTGAGACCTCTGGAGAAAACCCAAGGGAACCTCACAGCCTACAGCCTGTTGCTCCTCTTTATGTGAGCCAATGTATGTGGGGGTGGCAGAGTAACCCAGTAACGTCCAAAGATTTAACCTCAGACAGGCTGTCTGGTTAGGAGATTGGAACATCCTGTCTTTGCAGCTGGATGGTCAATTACACCTGCTATCAAGTGAACTGAAGCAAATGAGAGTTGAGTTGACCAACCTgaaaggtgagaagacctggcagcagcatgatcaGTGTGGGTGGATACACCAAGTACTAATCTGGCCAGAGGGCTAGTCACCATTTCAAGGGATTGACCACAGCCATTTCCAGCTGACTTCAACCTCAAGTTGATGAGTGTGTAATGGTAATGAGAAAGAATTATGCTTTTGATTTCATGTCTTATTGCTGCTTATACTCCAACAAATGTTTTacaaacttgatgtgaaagaggtgCTCTTTGCCAAAATCACAAGGCAAGGCACTTGCATTGTCCTGGGAGACAAAATTATTGGTTCCCCTAACTTGGGAGCTGATCTCAATGGAGAAAATAGCCTCATTCTCTGGAACTTTGCTGTCCtaaaaattgaggatttctggcttttGGTATTAGCTCTTCAACCTGTATTGCTGAACATAGTATAGTGATACAGGTGCTGAGGCCAAGGAGATTGGCTATATCCACATTAGCACTCGCTGGAGAATCTTCCAGAACATCAGGGTTTACCAGTGTGTTTCACATGGATAATCTGAGAGAGGAGTGTTCCCACAGATTCAAAGCAGCTATCTCTAATCAAATACAGTATTAAAAAACCTGACTGACCCTTTAATGCAGCTCCATTGGTGAATGCCTGAGAtcaaggcagaatttcatctcagAGGAGAAACTGGGGGCCACAAAACCATGTTGCATGTCTTAACTGAATGACAATTTGGATTTATGCCATTTCTTGGTGCACAGGACTCAGACACAGCTGAGAAGGATCGGTACACTAGGAAGCCTTGCTTTGGAAGTCAAAGGCCATTTCTCTGTAAACAACTCCAAGCCCACCTCACAGGTGCCTGCAGTCCGCTCAGTGGATGGATGGGTCATCTTGGATTATGTTGGGGTATGTGAACATTGGGCATTGGGTGATCCTGAAGCTGATGGATGGTAAAGCAGCAGGCATATGTGGTATCCATGCTGAACTGTTAAGGGCTGGcagtgaacctatggcatggggctTGCATGCTGTCTTTGCTGCCATCTGGCAATCCAGTATCATTCCCCTGGACCTGCTGAGGGGCGTGGTACTCCCTctctggaaggagaaaggggatcgATGAGAAAACAGCAACTACCGAGATATCACACTGCCCAGATCACCAGATAAGGTTCACACATTCTTCTGAGACGTATCCCAGACCTGCTAAGGTACCAGGGacagactggagcaatctggattcaatCCTGGCAGGTCCACAATAGCCTAGCACCTTGTCACTGAAACACCATCATGAGTTTGGTCGTGGGCTTCTTGCTGCCTACATCAGTGtcaagaaggcatttgactctgtgcaTCCCAGATCAGTATGGAAGATCCTGAGACTTGCGGAAATTctgacaaggattattggactaatagcaagcctgaaTACTATTAATGAAACTACCGTAAAGTGTGGTAGGGGTCTGTCGAGATTTTTCCGTTAActgaggagtgaggcaaggctgcgtttttgcaccaatacttttcaacatttgcatggactggatagcAGGTTGAGCTACTATCCAAAGTAACAGTGGAGCAACACTGCTTAATATCAAGGtaactgaccttgactttgctatcGAAATTGCTATCCTGAGTCCCTAGAATCTCTGGTGGCAGTCTTTGATGTATTCAGCAATGAGGTAAAACCCTTgactagaggtctcttggaccaagattCAGGATTTGGGGGACCAGTTAGGAGACCCTGTTCAGTCGGTAGATGCTTGTGGCGAGAACAATGATGAATACGCGTTTGATTGCTTATGTATAATAGTGAGGGGAGGGAATCACTTGCGTCCCTGTGTATTCTGAAGTTCCTCCTCAACGGACATATCTTAACGACGCCCTGATAtgcccgtgtgtgtttgtgtgtgtgtgtgtgttgtcagttACATACTCACGcgtgtagatatattcatactataTGTGCATGTTTTCTTCCTGCACCCAGAAGCAAAATGAGAAGCGGTTTCGGCGTGCCCTTGCCACTTCCCGAGATGAAAGAGGCATATACGCGCCGCTCCTTCCTCAACCTGGTGCCACTCTACCTACCGGACGCGCAGAAAGCCAACACCGAGTGCCGCAGAGACCTGTTGGCACTCTATCGCAGTTTAAACGACCTGGAGGAGTTGGTCAAGAATGGGACCCTGTGGCCTTTACAATGTAAGGAGAGAGCCAGTGATGTAGGCCTATCTTACTTTGCCTAACTCTTACAGAACTTCTCAACAATAGAAAAGAACAAATGTTTAAAAAGAGAGATTCTTCACAGCTATTACAAATATCTATTACTTTTTTCCCTATTGCTCTTAGTGGTTGACTCGTGGGGGAAGTTCGCAGACGGGATGCTGGTCGGCAACCTAAAGCTCATGGGTTTCTTCGGGGAGTGTGTGCGCATCTCCGTGACACAGGACGATGCTGACTTCAGGGGACAGTACTGCTTCCTCTCCTACGGGTCAGtcagagagagtgaataagtaagagcgtaaggaagagggaagaataggtagagatataaaaatatagagagataagaagatagagagagataggtagcgACAAATATAGAACAGTGATTTCTGGGGGGTAACGAGACACTTTCTAAAACGGATAAGTCTTTGgagtgaattaataaataatactgatatatggatgagtgaataaacaaatatataaatatgtaaatgatacATAATACGTAATATTCTGTATTATTCAAAACGAAACGATTTACCGTTGatgaaaaggtaaacaaagaCTGAGACAAAGCTTGAATTTCTTAAATTAACAGATAAAATTCTGGAAATGGATTATCAAAATATTACAAGAAtatgaaatattttttaaaaatataaaaaatattttgtaaagaaatataaaatcccTATAAAAGATTAACTGAATTAAGCATTGAATAATTTACTGGAAAAGGATATCCCTTTTCTCACGACGTCCTGTATCTGCGCATCCCTTTTGCCATATAGAGTTCCCCGGCTTTAGTTTCTCGTAAAATCAAAGTCGAGAACTAAACGGCAGACGCAGCTGCTAATGTGCAATTCGCCTTGTCCTGCAAAACACTACCATTAAAATTGCATTAAAGGACAAAATGCCAAATTTCCCATCTGTAGTATAGTAATAATATCCATTCTATATCACCTGCCAGTAAAATAATTCGTTGATTTGAATTTGTAATAGAAAGAACAATTTGCCAGTTTCATTTCTGGTCAAAGTAATGTGATCTAAATTTCTTGCGTAAACTTAATTTCTtacgtaaaaaagaaataattaaattaaaaataaaaacaactttCCTTAATAAAAGAGGAATAATGTAGTGCTAACAGTAAACTCATATCACAACAGTGCaagcgataacgataacaataagttGAAACCCGCtgataaagagagatagcgatagatctatagatagagagaggcagatagacagatgaaaatatatagagataaataggtagatagagcgcgcgcgagagagagagagagagaaagaaaaagaaagagaaaaaaagcaacagGACATAACCTGaataccctccccccaaaaaaattgtTTTCTCGCCCCTGCAGAGCCGCCAAGAACTCCAGCAACACAACGGAGGAGTGGAAGGACCTCCGCACGCCGATGCTGTCCTCGATGCTGCATCCGTCCCTGCTCACCGCCTACGCCACCTGCATGCCGTCCACCTGCACGCGAGAGGAACTCAGGGTGAGTTTTGTGTCAAAAATATTTGATATGCCTCGGTGTTACTCAAGAGCATTTCAAcaacacgtgcgtgtgtgcgtacacacacacacgcgcgcgcacgcacacacacacacacacacacacacacacacacacacacacacacacacacacacacacacacacacacacacacatatatatatatatatatatatatatatatatatatatatatatatatatatatatgtgtgtgtgtgtgtgtgtgtgtgtgtatatatatgcatatatatatatatatatatatatatatatatatatatatatatatatatatatatatatatgtgtgtgtgtgtgtgtgtgtgtgtgtgtgtgtgtgtaaatatatcagtATTAATAGAtgtatttcattatgaatatatattatacaatatatctatgcGAAACTGAAAAtatgtattagagagagagagagagagaatggaaatatacggcatttctataagaaaaaaatcagaaagcaaTTTTGGTTGCGTCTCGCGGCTCATTATCTTCATTTGGAataattttttcgtttctttcacgCCAAGGACACTGTGAATGAAGCCTTGGCACCGGCGGGGTACGAGCTGAACGCGGTCGAGTGCCAGGTGGAAAACCCTCCGAGTGCCTTCTCGGCGGACGAGGTCTTTGGCATGTAAGTAAtatttcactctgtctgtctctctcgatctctcttgtgtgcgtgtttcttcAGCAAGTGTTGTTTCTCCTCCTGGtgcgtgtgttatttttttccagCATCATTTGACGTTATCACAGTCACCTAAAATAAGCATGTGTTTTGATGTTCATAAAAACCATTATAACTGCAGTGGCCGTGGCTGGGTCTGTCGACTTCattggttttctctcttttacagaGTATTTTTCTCAGCCCTGGCGGCCGTGTTGGTCATAGCGACGTTCCTGGATGTGTGGAGCCAATGCTTTCAACAGCAGGGACTTCGGACAGGTCAGTGCTTGGACTGTTCACTCTCCCCCTACGTTTTGCTTGCATTTTCTCAATTTTGCATTCACTTCGTTATATTCGTTTCACATCGTTATGATCGCTTCGTGTCATTATATTCGCTTAAAGCCGTTAAATTCGATTCGTGTCGTTAAATTTACTTCGAGAAGTTGAATTCGATTCACATTCCCTTCATATTCGATTCATATTCCCTTCATGTCATATCTACTTCATATTATATTCGCCTCAAGTCGTTAAATTTCCTTCATGTCGTTAAATTCGCTCGCTTCATGTTTACGCTTTGTTCACCGTGACGGCGTCAACCCCATTAGCGATGCTGAAACTTTTCTCCGTCTTCAGGTCCTGTCAAGTACCTGCTGGTGTTCTCGGTCAGCCGCAACCTGCAGAAGCTCTTCCACCTGGACATATCGAAGAACCCTGGCGTTATCTCCTGTCTACATGGAATCAGGTCAGTCTAGGTACTTCAGCGTAAAGACTGGTATTTTTGAGACAATCATGAGGAATTTGACTTGTGTAATAACCCTTTTGATTTGCTGCAATTTTTATTTTACTAGGTTTCTGTCCATATGCTGGGTCGTGTTGGGTCACCAGTATGCTTATTCTATTTATCTCGCATCCAATCCCACCGAATTACCTGAGGTAAGACCTCTCTTGAGCAGTCGTTGTACatgttttttcacttttattatatcatttttcgTCGTACTTCCACTACAATATTCCCAATTTCCCCTGACAAGCAATCAGAACATCTTTGCATTTCCCAGTTCTCCCCGGCTAAATATCAAGATCTTACCGCAGTTCTCACCTTTGTGAAAACCCTTAGCTACCTTTCTTACTCATCGAATCATCTCTCACTACAGGTTCATATATTCTCCCTAGCAGTTTAAATCTTCTTgcattattcctcctttctccataaACACCTGCTAAAATTTCAACGTATTTTCCAAATCTTCCTCCGAAAACTATCAAAAACCCACCcgatttttcctctttccctccgaaAACTGATCAAAACGTcgccatcatttttcttattacccCAGAAAACTATCAAAATCTCCCTACATTTTCCCCTCGAACAGCTATTTAAATTTCAccgcatttttccccttttcccccaaacaGCTGGTGAAACCCGCTGCTTTCCAGATGATCGCTAACGGAGACCTGAGTGTCGACACCTTCTTCCTCATGAGTGGGACACTAGTATGCCTCAGTGTGTTGAAACAGATGTCCCAAACGGGGAAATTCAACGCGGCTCTTTACTACCTGCACAGAATTATCAGGTGAGagcatgaagaggaaggagagaaaggaagagagggagtttgTATGGTACGGTGAGAGGTTGGTATTATGATAAAAGGAAAGTGTTTTAATGgcatggatggagagagagatagagagaaagaaggtaccTTTACATAGGTATGAGCACTCAATTTTGATGAAAATACTAGTTGGCAACTTTTGTGCTAAGCCCCGCCTTATCAAATTTATTCACTgtaaatattaatagatatatatttttttctttttcggtgaTTATTTTGCCATTGTTACTACTGAACCGTTTTTAAAGAAAATGTACTGAAAAACACTTACCACAGGATATCACATAAATCGTTGCTGTCaggaagggggcggagctaatgacgtcaccacgttCAGTTCAGCCAATGAGTACGAAGTGAGATACTAAATAAAGGGAAATACataatcatttgtataatttactcgctacttttataattatcagaagtaaaaccaaaatcacccttttatatatattaccgAAGAGTTCCTTACCAATAACAGCTGTCAAAATACTCCAGGGaaaaagtcaatttcatttttagATTTAATAGGCAAAATGGAAGTGGAGCTACCTAGTTAAACGTTCCCTGGGAGAgcaataaaacgagagagagagagagtgagtgagagtgagaggagagataggagagagagagagagaaagtgtaagagcaagagaaaaagagcagtTCAACCAGGCAAGCTACAACAaacctcccatcccacctcctcttcaGGCTCCTGCCTCCCATCGCCATGACCGACGCTTTCCTAGCCACAGTGTCCGGCCTCTTGGTGACAGGTCCTCTCGCTGGCCTCTACCGTAGTTTCTACCTCAAGGGCTGTCGTCACTCCTGGTGGATGGACGTCACCTTCATCAGTAACCTGCTGTTCCCGTACCTCGCCGACATGGGGAAGACGAACGAGGCAGCAACAGTAGGTCTTGCATGAACATTTCTGTGCAACTGTGTCCGATTATTGATTCAGTAACgtgcttattttttgtttgttcggatattttttgtgtgaaaaatgattggtatatgtttgtattttttgtgttggACAATGGGTGCTtcttccatatataatatatgaggcGTTTAGTAAAAGAAAGGGCGAACTCGGTAAAATTTTGAGGTATATGGGTTTCAAGTTTGCATTTCGCCTTAACCACGAGTTTTACACCATATGTATAACCTTATTCGCAGCCATTTATAGGCGAACTATAAATATCCTGCCATAAGATAGTTTAGATTCATAGAAAATGGGGGTACAAGAATCGCATTTTCGTTAAGGCGGTGAGTTCAATTCTTCCATTCGAAACGCCTCTTATCTGTTGTTTATGATGATTCGGTTCAGACACTGACATATTTGAAATAATATATTATAGGCCTACGTCCCCCCCATATTACATTTTCACTCGCGTGAATATTTTAGGATCAGTGCATTTGCAATTTGGACTCGGGTGTTTGTTACATGTGAAGTTTCGCATCATTGGTTTTCTGTCTCAtaatattgtttacattatttccCCCTTACACATATTCTATATCTAGTGAGTGCATTAATTCCCAGTGCCTGCCGCATTGTTGGTATACTGGCGTCGACACACAACTGTACATACTGGTGCCGCTAGTTCTGCTACCACTCTATTATCGGAAGAAACAAGGTAcgctaaaagaagagagagagagagagtgagtgagttagaagTGTATTCGTGTTAGTAGCTCCTAAAGCGCAGAGATAATCATTCCAGGTCGTGTTAATTTGATCCTGTGCGAGGCTTAGAAATCAGTATCACGTGAAAAATCCATTAAAATAATCGCCTTTTAAAAAGCCAGAATCATTTCAAGGATTTATCCCCATGATATTCAAAGCAAACAAGAAACTATTTGCATTAATCCTCCCATTACGTTGATATTCTTATTAAGACTAAATAGGTTTTTTTACGTTTTGGTGAAATATCATACAGACAAGTCCAGTATCTAGGACAGGCCTTATGAAACCCGAACGACAGGACTGACGAATGTGTGATCATTCTCCCTGTAACCTTGGCGCGCTTGCTGTCGATACAATATGAAGGTAGAACGTGTTTTGCCTCTACATGGTTTTAAATTATGCAGAGAAATATATTATTTTGCAGGTTATCAGAAAATAGTAAGACACATAGGGATTACTACGAGTTCTTTTTTAAAATCTCAGGAGTCACAGTGGATCCAGAGGGAATATTTGATTTAGTGATTCAATAGGAGGTGAGATTGAGAAATTTTCATTTAAGGTCTACCCGGACCTGTGCCGAAAGGGTTAAAAAGGGAAAGGCAATTTTGTAATTCGTCTGTCTGTGTAGGTCTTCAGTATCTCAAACGCCGCTACTAACGCAAATATTCGACTACACAACTCTATTTTTTATTGGTCACTGTACATCCATCACTttactagaagaaaaaaaaaatgtttgtgtgagtgtgcgggtgtgtgggggtgggggattgtgtgtgtgtgggtgtgcgtgtgtgtgtgggtgggtgggtgtgggtgtacgtgggtgggtgggtttgccCGTTGGATGTAGAGTACAAATACTTGGGTATGCCGAAGAGAAACAGGCGTGGGTATCTGCAGGAGACGCCTATCCTTTAGCTTGACTTTTGGTGAGAGGTGCGCAGGAGAGTCAGTTTAAGAAGTGAGTCGcgatttttgtctgtctggtgtAGGCgacggctttttttttttacaaatctagACATAGGGAGGAAGGTctaagagaaaaataacgaaaggcaTAAACTAAAATAGacggagaggagaatgttggggaaaCTCTACAGAGAAACCTGGTTTTCACATCCGAGGACTTGTACACTCATGACTTGTATATGTGCAGATACGAGCACAGTAACCGTGTTATGTGAAATCAAAGAGATATTGGTAATTTGTTATAGATTTTATGgtttataaacaaatacattaagAGAGCGGGTGACACAACCCTTTCCGagaatatatgtgtctgtgtgtatgcgagtgtgtgtgtgtatgtgtgaccagactgcgccccccacccccacccccaccatccccgaGCCCCGTCCCAAATCCGTCTCCCGCAGGACGGCTCTGGATGGCCTTCTGGACGGCCGCCTCCCTCGCCGTTCCCACCGTTCTGATCGGCGTGTACGACCTGTGGCCCGCCAGCATGCTTTCGTTAGAGTGAGTAACGGATGATGTTAACCAAAACCTATAGAATTATGGCACTTAAAAGAATGTGTCTATGAACTTcgttatattgatataatattttttttttttaatgatatatgcattcatgcatgcttacatacatattctcacacacacacgcacactcactcactcactcactcactcactcattcactcactcactcactcatccactcactcatccactcactcatccactcacacactcactcactcactcactcactcactcactcactcactcactcactcactcactcactcactcactcactcactcacacacacacacacacacacacacacacacacacacacacacatacacatacacatacacatacacatacacataaacacacacacacacacacacacacacacacacacacacacacacacacaaacaaacaaacaaacaaacaaacaaacaaacacacacacatacgtacatacatacatacatacatacatacatacatacatacatacatacacacacacacacacacacacacacacacacacacatatatatatatatatatatatatatatatatatatatgtatatatatatatatatatatatatatatatatatatatgtgtgtgtgtgagtgtgtgtgtgtgtgtgtgtgcgcgcgtgtgtgtgtgtttatatacacacacacatatatatatatatatatatatatatacatatacatttatatatatatatatacatacatatacatacatatacatacatacatacatacatacatacatactcacacacacacacacacaacacacacacacacacacacacacacacacacacatgtatgtatatgtattatatatatatatatgcaaatatacatatatacatatatacatatatacatatacatacatatacccacatacgcactcacacacacatacacgcacacacacacacacaagcacacaagcacacacacacacgtatgtgtgtgtgtgtatgtatgtatgtatgaatgtatgtatgtatgtatgtacgtacgtatatatatatatatatatatatatatatatatatatatatatatatatatatatatatatatatacacatttacttcACATgcatttttacgttttttctacAGCACCGAAGCAAGTATACAGTATAACTACAAGGTGTATCTCATGCCGTGGTGCCGAGCGAGCCCGTACCTGGTGGGACTCTGGACGGGCTACATCCTTCATACGGCGAAGAATTCTCCCGAATACATGAAGCTTACGGCagtaaggaaataagagagagagagaaagagaggggg
Protein-coding regions in this window:
- the LOC113818477 gene encoding nose resistant to fluoxetine protein 6, with amino-acid sequence MARTSRVHVLAACVLVNLLADLGACGPAREEEKAAEGHEVRMAVPRSAFLDRLHASMRPDSMPLQTKHPDANHKRWKGSQKKENLVLGEQNPDPGEIRKEEEIMRELAHLRAILASQVEEDRSKMRSGFGVPLPLPEMKEAYTRRSFLNLVPLYLPDAQKANTECRRDLLALYRSLNDLEELVKNGTLWPLQLVDSWGKFADGMLVGNLKLMGFFGECVRISVTQDDADFRGQYCFLSYGAAKNSSNTTEEWKDLRTPMLSSMLHPSLLTAYATCMPSTCTREELRDTVNEALAPAGYELNAVECQVENPPSAFSADEVFGIVFFSALAAVLVIATFLDVWSQCFQQQGLRTGPVKYLLVFSVSRNLQKLFHLDISKNPGVISCLHGIRFLSICWVVLGHQYAYSIYLASNPTELPELVKPAAFQMIANGDLSVDTFFLMSGTLVCLSVLKQMSQTGKFNAALYYLHRIIRLLPPIAMTDAFLATVSGLLVTGPLAGLYRSFYLKGCRHSWWMDVTFISNLLFPYLADMGKTNEAATCLPHCWYTGVDTQLYILVPLVLLPLYYRKKQGRLWMAFWTAASLAVPTVLIGVYDLWPASMLSLDTEASIQYNYKVYLMPWCRASPYLVGLWTGYILHTAKNSPEYMKLTASQVWAGWAAATGVALAVVFGIARYNDPSPGTPQMSLAEAVLYGGLHRAAWAAAVAWVVVACHWGYGGPVDWFLSHPCWQPLSRLTYCIYLTSLPIQFALQYSLVRPHYYTNLAKIQETCGVLFIVILVSVALTLVSESPVLGLEKLLLRPPAPTRYETPILKPDELPSASSTDTEECSANVQSEDGPQCEQVPGNADSEISELK